From one Candidatus Saganbacteria bacterium genomic stretch:
- a CDS encoding 4Fe-4S dicluster domain-containing protein translates to MQYAIINKDKVDDFITRLAVQEKVYAPVARGYDNYSFEEVTSGKNVVSGRYIPTILPPKKYFMPQRETLLEYNLTEGQNMNAVVEYEKMAIFGVHTCDLAGIQAMNMVFSEKPADINYLIRKNKITIIGLECIEYCDQNASCTLVHNHLPNGGYDMFFTDIGDSFFVHVATQAGEEIIEKTKVFYDADAPHMRLLEQVRERKKKIFHDEVPIEYHELPELFQKSFDSKVWDNLDSRCIACGNCTAVCPTCYCFDVKEEPDLSLVQGKRYRIWDSCQSEPFAKVSGGESFRKMQGARQRHRYFRKFKYQFDKYSRPHCTGCGRCTRACMAKINLKETLNALIAEHA, encoded by the coding sequence ATGCAGTATGCGATAATCAATAAAGATAAAGTTGATGATTTTATTACCCGCCTCGCAGTCCAGGAAAAAGTTTATGCTCCAGTAGCCCGCGGATATGATAATTATTCGTTCGAAGAAGTGACATCAGGGAAAAATGTAGTTTCCGGCCGATATATCCCAACGATCCTCCCACCAAAAAAATACTTCATGCCCCAGCGCGAAACTCTTTTGGAATATAACCTAACCGAAGGCCAAAATATGAATGCGGTAGTTGAATACGAAAAAATGGCTATTTTCGGCGTGCATACTTGCGACTTGGCCGGTATCCAAGCGATGAATATGGTGTTTTCCGAAAAACCAGCGGACATAAATTATTTGATCAGAAAGAACAAGATAACGATCATCGGGCTCGAATGCATCGAATATTGCGACCAAAATGCGAGCTGCACGCTGGTCCATAACCATCTGCCGAATGGCGGGTACGATATGTTTTTTACGGATATCGGCGATTCTTTCTTTGTGCATGTAGCGACCCAAGCAGGCGAAGAGATAATCGAGAAGACAAAGGTGTTTTACGATGCCGACGCCCCCCATATGAGGCTGCTCGAGCAAGTCCGCGAAAGAAAGAAAAAAATATTCCACGACGAAGTCCCGATCGAATATCATGAGCTTCCCGAACTTTTCCAAAAAAGCTTTGATTCAAAAGTCTGGGATAATTTGGATAGCCGTTGCATCGCTTGCGGAAATTGTACCGCAGTATGCCCAACCTGCTATTGTTTTGATGTCAAAGAAGAGCCCGATCTTTCGCTTGTCCAAGGCAAACGATATAGGATATGGGATTCGTGCCAGAGCGAGCCATTCGCAAAAGTTTCCGGCGGCGAAAGTTTTAGGAAAATGCAGGGCGCAAGGCAGAGGCACAGGTATTTTCGTAAATTCAAATACCAATTTGACAAGTATTCCAGGCCGCATTGCACAGGATGCGGCAGATGCACAAGAGCTTGTATGGCAAAGATCAATTTAAAAGAAACCCTTAATGCATTGATCGCGGAGCACGCGTGA
- a CDS encoding DUF1858 domain-containing protein, whose amino-acid sequence MFTATKEMTIAEIIKHNPKAGPVLMSHGMHCLGCVIAQGETLEQAADVHGINAEELLKAINESQ is encoded by the coding sequence ATGTTTACAGCAACAAAAGAAATGACCATTGCCGAGATCATAAAGCATAACCCGAAGGCCGGGCCGGTCCTTATGTCGCATGGGATGCACTGCCTCGGATGCGTTATCGCGCAAGGCGAAACTCTTGAACAAGCAGCCGATGTCCACGGGATAAACGCCGAAGAGCTCTTGAAGGCTATTAATGAATCACAATAA
- a CDS encoding glutaredoxin family protein, whose protein sequence is MAHSVIIYSTPSCPYCKILKKYLTENNIAFQDIDVQADPSQAQAMIDKSGQLGVPVVEIDGKIIIGFNKPEIAKILGLPQ, encoded by the coding sequence ATGGCCCATTCAGTTATAATTTATTCGACCCCATCCTGCCCTTACTGCAAGATCTTAAAAAAATATTTAACGGAAAATAATATTGCTTTTCAAGATATTGATGTCCAGGCCGATCCATCACAGGCCCAAGCAATGATAGATAAATCGGGACAATTAGGCGTGCCGGTCGTTGAAATTGATGGTAAGATAATAATAGGTTTCAATAAGCCCGAAATAGCAAAAATCCTCGGATTGCCCCAATAA
- a CDS encoding FAD/NAD(P)-binding protein, which translates to MKKVILKDSKYEIKKGRVVSVRQMTDMEKLFEIALPGNRSLDHEPGQFVEMSLFGVGEAPISVSSSPTKRGSFEMCVRKVGKFTNALHNLKAGDEIGVRGPFGKGFPVKLLEGNDLLFVAGGLGIVPLRSLINFVIDNRRDFGKVNILLGCKTPDDMLFGDEVENWQKRIDVSFNCTVDRSDPDWKGNVGLITSLIPGVTLAPNRTFAVVVGPPIMYKFVIGELLTKKIPSRQILVSLERHMKCGLGKCGHCQIQNYYCCQDGPVFSYDKIKNIKEAI; encoded by the coding sequence GTGAAAAAAGTAATTTTAAAAGATTCCAAATACGAAATTAAAAAGGGCAGGGTCGTAAGCGTTAGGCAGATGACCGACATGGAAAAGCTTTTCGAGATCGCTCTTCCCGGGAACCGGAGTTTGGACCATGAGCCCGGGCAATTTGTTGAAATGTCGCTTTTTGGCGTGGGTGAAGCGCCTATCTCTGTTTCCTCATCTCCCACAAAGCGTGGATCATTCGAAATGTGCGTAAGAAAAGTCGGGAAATTTACGAATGCCCTCCACAATCTTAAAGCAGGCGATGAAATAGGGGTCCGGGGCCCATTTGGAAAAGGTTTTCCGGTAAAACTATTGGAAGGAAACGATCTTTTATTCGTCGCGGGCGGGCTTGGGATCGTCCCGCTTCGGTCCTTGATAAATTTCGTCATCGATAATAGAAGAGATTTTGGAAAAGTGAACATTCTTCTTGGCTGTAAAACTCCCGACGACATGCTTTTTGGCGATGAAGTGGAAAACTGGCAAAAGCGCATAGATGTCAGCTTCAACTGCACCGTTGACAGGAGCGATCCCGATTGGAAAGGCAATGTTGGTTTGATAACATCGCTTATTCCCGGAGTTACATTGGCGCCAAACAGGACTTTTGCTGTTGTTGTCGGCCCGCCTATAATGTATAAGTTCGTTATAGGCGAGCTTTTGACAAAAAAGATTCCATCGCGGCAGATACTGGTTTCTCTTGAGCGGCATATGAAATGCGGCCTTGGGAAATGCGGCCATTGCCAGATCCAAAATTACTATTGCTGCCAGGATGGGCCGGTTTTTTCGTACGATAAGATAAAAAATATAAAAGAGGCTATATGA
- a CDS encoding cytochrome B, whose product MTRPKVAFFDFTCCEGCQLQVANMGEALVDVLNLIEVVEFREAMSEKYDGELDLAIIEGSITTPHDVERIKKIRARSKAVLAYGSCATIGGVNGMKNAFDLNDIRKYVYGKDYEKFDTQETRAVHQVIKVDYFVNGCPVYIPEFVTVLKAVLAGLPYAVPDHAACLECKLNENVCMYDKGIGCLGPVTKAGCNSWCINNGNICYGCRGMVTNPAVNGARDVLTKYNIPMDMIVNKMNMYNKCREIDQNAKR is encoded by the coding sequence ATGACAAGACCAAAAGTCGCATTTTTCGATTTTACTTGTTGCGAGGGCTGCCAGCTCCAAGTTGCCAATATGGGGGAAGCGCTTGTTGATGTCCTCAATTTAATTGAGGTCGTCGAATTTCGTGAAGCGATGTCCGAGAAGTACGATGGAGAGCTCGATCTTGCGATCATCGAAGGAAGCATAACAACTCCGCATGATGTAGAAAGAATAAAAAAAATAAGAGCCAGATCTAAAGCTGTATTGGCGTATGGCTCATGCGCAACGATCGGCGGGGTCAACGGGATGAAAAACGCTTTCGATCTTAATGATATTCGAAAATATGTCTATGGCAAAGATTATGAGAAATTCGATACGCAAGAGACCAGAGCGGTCCACCAAGTTATCAAAGTCGATTATTTCGTAAACGGGTGTCCTGTTTATATCCCTGAATTTGTGACCGTTCTCAAAGCAGTTCTAGCCGGGCTTCCATACGCAGTTCCCGATCATGCAGCGTGTCTGGAATGCAAACTAAATGAAAACGTCTGCATGTATGATAAGGGAATTGGATGCTTGGGCCCTGTTACAAAAGCCGGATGCAATTCTTGGTGCATCAATAACGGTAATATATGTTATGGCTGTAGGGGAATGGTAACAAACCCGGCAGTCAACGGGGCTCGTGATGTTCTTACCAAATATAATATCCCGATGGATATGATCGTAAATAAGATGAATATGTATAACAAATGCAGGGAGATCGATCAAAATGCGAAACGTTAA